A portion of the Sabethes cyaneus chromosome 3, idSabCyanKW18_F2, whole genome shotgun sequence genome contains these proteins:
- the LOC128743025 gene encoding cyclin-dependent kinases regulatory subunit, protein MSVKDIYYSDKYYDDEYEYRHVVLPKDIAKLVPKTHLMTENEWRSIGVQQSRGWIHYMIHQPEPHILLFRRPITKVE, encoded by the exons ATGAGTGTGAAAGATATTTACTACTCGGATAAATACTACGACGACGAGTATGAGTACAG ACATGTCGTCCTACCGAAGGATATTGCCAAACTAGTGCCAAAAACCCACCTAATGACCGAAAACGAATGGAGATCAATCGGTGTGCAGCAGTCCCGCGGCTGGATCCACTATATGATCCACCAGCCCGAACCACACATCCTGCTGTTCCGACGACCCATCACGAAGGTTGAGTAA
- the LOC128744667 gene encoding eukaryotic translation elongation factor 2 isoform X2, which produces MVNFTVDEIRAMMDKKRNIRNMSVIAHVDHGKSTLTDSLVSKAGIIAGAKAGETRFTDTRKDEQERCITIKSTAISMYFELDDQDLVFITNPDQRDKDCKGFLINLIDSPGHVDFSSEVTAALRVTDGALVVVDCVSGVCVQTETVLRQAIAERIKPVLFMNKMDRALLELQLEAEDLYQTFQRIVENVNVIIATYNDDGGPMGEVRVDPSKGSVGFGSGLHGWAFTLKQFAEMYAVMFKIDVVKLMNRLWGENFFNAKTKKWAKVKDDDNKRSFVMYVLDPIYKVFDAIMNYKTDEIPKLLERIKVTLKHEDKDKDGKNLLKVVMRTWLPAGEALLQMIAIHLPSPVVAQKYRMEMLYEGPHDDEAAVAVKNCDPEGPLMMYVSKMVPTSDKGRFYAFGRVFAGKVATGQKCRIMGPNYTPGKKEDLYEKAIQRTILMMGRYVEAIEDVPCGNICGLVGVDQFLVKTGTISTFKDAHNMKVMKFSVSPVVRVAVEPKNPADLPKLVEGLKRLAKSDPMVQCIIEESGEHIIAGAGELHLEICLKDLEEDHACIPLKKSDPVVSYRETVSDESDQMCLSKSPNKHNRLFMKAVPMPDGLPEDIDNGDVNSRDDFKIRARYLAEKYDYDVTEARKIWCFGPDGTGPNIVVDCTKGVQYLNEIKDSVVAGFQWASKEGVLAEENMRGVRFNIYDVTLHADAIHRGGGQIIPTARRVLYASYITAAPRIMEPVYLCEIQCPEVAVGGIYGVLNRRRGHVFEEAQVAGTPMFVVKAYLPVNESFGFTADLRSNTGGQAFPQCVFDHWQIFPGDPADPSTKVYNIVQDIRKRKGLKDGLPDLTQYLDKL; this is translated from the exons ATG GTTAACTTCACCGTAGACGAAATTCGTGCCATGATGGACAAAAAGCGGAACATCCGTAATATGTCCGTCATCGCCCACGTTGACCACGGCAAGTCGACGCTTACCGATTCGCTAGTCTCAAAGGCCGGTATCATTGCCGGTGCGAAGGCAGGTGAGACCCGTTTTACCGATACCCGTAAGGACGAGCAGGAACGGTGCATCACTATCAAGTCGAC TGCCATCTCGATGTACTTCGAACTGGATGACCAGGATCTGGTGTTCATCACCAACCCGGACCAGCGCGACAAGGATTGCAAGGGCTTCTTGATCAATCTGATCGATTCGCCCGGGCACGTCGATTTCTCGTCGGAAGTAACTGCTGCGTTGCGTGTCACCGACGGTGCTCTGGTGGTCGTCGATTGTGTGTCGGGCGTGTGCGTCCAGACCGAAACCGTACTGCGCCAGGCCATCGCCGAGCGTATCAAGCCGGTCCTGTTCATGAACAAGATGGACCGCGCTTTGCTGGAACTGCAGCTGGAGGCTGAGGATCTGTACCAGACCTTCCAGCGTATCGTGGAGAACGTGAACGTCATCATCGCCACCTACAACGACGATGGCGGCCCAATGGGTGAGGTGCGTGTCGATCCGTCCAAGGGTTCCGTCGGTTTCGGATCTGGTCTGCACGGATGGGCTTTCACGCTCAAGCAGTTCGCCGAGATGTACGCTGTCATGTTCAAGATCGATGTCGTGAAGCTAATGAACCGTTTGTGGGGAGAGAACTTCTTCAATGCCAAGACAAAGAAATGGGCCAAGGTTAAGGATGACGACAACAAGCGCTCGTTTGTCATGTACGTGCTGGACCCGATCTACAAGGTGTTCGATGCTATTATGAACTACAAGACTGACGAGATTCCAAAATTGCTGGAGAGAATTAAGGTTACGCTGAAACACGAGGACAAGGATAAGGACGGAAAGAACCTGCTGAAGGTTGTGATGCGTACCTGGTTGCCGGCTGGAGAAGCTTTACTTCAGATGATTGCCATTCATTTGCCATCGCCAGTGGTTGCGCAGAAGTACCGTATGGAGATGCTGTACGAGGGTCCGCATGATGACGAAGCCGCTGTTGCCGTCAAGAACTGCGATCCAGAAGGACCACTCATGATGTACGTGTCTAAGATGGTGCCGACTTCCGATAAGGGACGTTTCTATGCCTTCGGTCGTGTATTTGCCGGTAAGGTCGCCACTGGCCAGAAATGCCGTATCATGGGCCCTAACTATACCCCAGGCAAGAAGGAAGATTTGTACGAGAAGGCAATCCAGCGCACCATTCTGATGATGGGACGTTATGTTGAGGCCATTGAGGATGTCCCGTGCGGTAATATTTGCGGTCTGGTCGGCGTTGATCAGTTCCTCGTGAAAACCGGAACAATCAGTACCTTCAAGGATGCTCACAACATGAAGGTCATGAAATTCTCTGTCTCACCTGTGGTGCGTGTTGCCGTCGAACCCAAGAACCCGGCTGATCTACCCAAGCTGGTAGAAGGTCTTAAGCGTTTGGCCAAGTCTGATCCTATGGTGCAGTGTATTATTGAGGAATCCGGTGAGCACATCATTGCCGGTGCTGGTGAATTGCATTTGGAAATTTGCCTGAAGGATCTGGAAGAAGATCACGCATGTATACCTCTGAAGAAATCCGACCCCGTTGTGTCGTACCGTGAGACCGTGTCGGACGAATCTGACCAGATGTGTCTGTCCAAGTCGCCCAACAAGCACAACCGTCTGTTCATGAAGGCCGTCCCGATGCCGGACGGTTTACCCGAGGATATTGACAACGGTGACGTTAACTCGCGTGACGACTTCAAGATCCGTGCCCGTTATCTGGCCGAGAAGTACGATTACGATGTAACTGAAGCCCGTAAGATCTGGTGCTTCGGCCCGGACGGTACAGGCCCGAACATCGTGGTTGACTGCACCAAGGGTGTGCAGTATCTGAACGAAATCAAGGACTCCGTCGTCGCTGGCTTCCAGTGGGCCTCGAAGGAAGGTGTCTTGGCTGAGGAGAACATGCGTG GTGTCCGTTTCAACATCTATGACGTTACGCTGCATGCTGACGCTATTCATCGTGGTGGTGGTCAAATCATTCCGACCGCTCGTCGTGTCCTGTACGCTTCGTACATCACCGCCGCTCCACGTATCATGGAACCGGTCTACCTGTGCGAAATCCAATGTCCGGAAGTTGCCGTCGGTGGTATCTACGGTGTGCTCAATCGTCGTCGTGGACACGTTTTCGAGGAAGCCCAGGTTGCCGGTACGCCCATGTTCGTCGTGAAAGCGTATCTGCCCGTCAACGAGTCGTTCGGCTTTACCGCTGATCTGAG atcCAACACCGGCGGACAGGCGTTCCCGCAGTGTGTGTTCGACCACTGGCAGATCTTCCCCGGAGATCCAGCTGACCCCAGCACCAAAGTGTACAATATCGTTCAGGATATCCGTAAGCGTAAGGGTCTGAAGGATGGTCTTCCGGATCTGACACAGTACTTGGACAAATTGTAA
- the LOC128742991 gene encoding stomatin-like protein 2, mitochondrial: MIRATANLSRLPLRGMSSAVAGITGQKQPALLNNHLDNVLLHSAQVRYKSTPINTIIMFVPQQEAWVVERMGKFHRILEPGLNVLVPFVDRVKYVQSLKEIAIDVPKQSAITSDNVTLSIDGVLYLRILNPYHASYGVEDPEFAITQLAQTTMRSELGKMSLDKIFRERESLNISIVDSINKASEAWGISCLRYEIRDIKLPSRVHEAMQMQVEAERRKRAAILESEGVRAAEINVAEGKRQSRILASEAQKQEEINRANGEAAALLAVANARAKGLTMVANSLQSRQGRDAASLAVAEKYVNAFENLAKKNNTLIVPSNASDVTSMVAQAMQIYNSLQMEVKDMQANDAAGPAAENTLADPTYNEHMSKTSEKSV, translated from the exons ATGATTCGTGCTACGGCTAATCTTTCTCGGCTGCCACTACGAGGGATGTCGTCCGCGGTAGCCGGTATTACCGGTCAAAAGCAACCG GCTCTTTTAAATAACCACTTGGACAATGTTCTACTACATTCTGCACAGGTTCGATACAAATCAACACCTATCAATACAATCATTATGTTCGTACCACAACAAGAG GCCTGGGTCGTGGAACGAATGGGAAAATTCCATCGAATTTTGGAGCCTGGGCTGAATGTCCTGGTACCCTTTGTGGACCGAGTGAAATATGTACAGAGTCTCAAAGAAATTGCTATTGATGTTCCGAAGCAATCTGCCATTACCTCGGATAACGTTACGCTTAGCATAGATGGTGTGTTATATCTGCGGATCTTGAACCCTTACCATGCCTCGTATGGTGTGGAAGATCCGGAGTTCGCTATCACTCAGCTTGCTCAGACCACAATGAGATCCGAGCTGGGTAAGATGTCGCTGGATAAAATCTTTCGCGAGCGTGAGTCGCTCAACATTAGCATTGTGGATTCGATCAACAAGGCTTCTGAGGCGTGGGGCATTTCTTGCCTTCGATACGAAATTCGTGACATCAAGCTGCCCAGTCGAGTCCACGAGGCCATGCAAATGCAGGTCGAAGCAGAGCGCAGGAAACGAGCGGCAATCCTAGAGTCGGAAGGTGTCCGAGCAGCGGAAATTAACGTTGCAGAAGGTAAACGACAAAGTCGTATCCTCGCCTCCGAGGCTCAAAAGCAGGAGGAAATCAATAGAGCAAACGGTGAAGCTGCTGCTCTGCTGGCCGTAGCTAACGCTCGTGCCAAGGGACTGACCATGGTTGCAAACTCGTTGCAGTCAAGGCAAGGTCGCGATGCGGCTTCGCTGGCCGTAGCCGAAAAGTACGTGAATGCTTTTGAAAACTTGGCGAAAAAGAATAACACACTGATCGTACCATCCAATGCCTCCGACGTGACGTCAATGGTAGCCCAAGCAATGCAAATCTATAACAGTTTGCAGATGGAAGTGAAAGACATGCAAGCTAATGATGCCGCAGGCCCTGCTGCAGAGAATACCTTAGCAGATCCTACCTATAATGAGCATATGAGTAAAACTTCCGAAAAATCAGTCTAA
- the LOC128739861 gene encoding pre-rRNA-processing protein TSR1 homolog, whose amino-acid sequence MALETIHRAGALKQTNKAHKHGKHSSKRALERVAKGKANVKSVSKKAKREIGRENRRQQANQIRKNKRQEAMALKRSLGGATTAPFLTCILPLHANVDANSALAIIEGCDEEATVQKLANGMRYINLPRFRQRFSFLVPQKGHGHELEILDCLKVCDSAILLVSATEAEDDVIDKVGAKILNMALSQGLPTPMVCLMDLESIAPKKRGQVKASVQKSISTVLPDEKLMTLDTNTDGLNLLRRVGGQKRKILHNRGNRPHLFGEHVEYVPEMGEEGVGTLKVTGFLRGVALSVNQLVHIPGLGDFQMSEVYAVDDPYKLRKNDEEMSSEEVRLLAKADPQKQTSLQRENIPDEMDAEQTWPTEEEIAASRNENKKRLIKRIPKGMSEYQAAWIPDIEEVSENESDDDDEDDDDDDDDDDEEDYMSCESDSESKVAGDGDNSEDDEEFDEVSVSDGPVSADKYDTQMDMEEEKQSLAKLKAAKDDEIFPDEIDTPANIPARERFRKYRGLESFRTSLWDVKENLPLDYAKIYQFKNFDRTKRRIIKEAQEVDDGILPGWYIQIFVKSVPQDLWNAYLSAGNGNHLIVYGLLPHEHQMSVMNVCLKRTPNSSIPIKSKERMIVQCGYRRFIVNPIFSQHTNGDKHKYERFFRPGMTVVATFFAPIQFPPAPVVCFRENPDTSLAMVACGSIVSCSPDRIVLKRAVLSGHPFKIHRKSAVIRYMFFNPEDIEYFKPCKLRTKLGRLGHIKESLGTHGHMKCIFDSQLKSHDTVLLYLYKRVFPKWNYEDCVVSCSQNAEASFASGSGTNSKEDEEMQE is encoded by the exons ATGGCTCTGGAAACAATCCATAGGGCAGGAGCCTTGAAACAGACTAACAAGGCTCACAAACATGGTAAACACTCGTCGAAGCGAGCACTGGAACGAGTTGCAAAAG GAAAGGCCAACGTAAAATCTGTTTCGAAAAAAGCGAAACGAGAAATTGGACGGGAAAATCGTCGCCAGCAGGCGAATCAGATTCGTAAAAATAAACGCCAGGAAGCGATGGCGCTGAAGCGCAGTCTGGGCGGAGCAACGACTGCACCGTTTTTGACCTGCATTCTGCCGCTGCATGCCAATGTAGACGCCAACTCGGCGTTGGCCATTATCGAGGGTTGCGACGAGGAAGCCACCGTTCAGAAGCTTGCCAATGGAATGCGTTATATTAA tCTTCCACGGTTTCGTCAGCGTTTTTCCTTTCTGGTTCCGCAGAAGGGTCATGGTCATGAGTTGGAAATCTTGGACTGTTTGAAGGTGTGTGATTCTGCAATTTTGCTTGTGTCGGCTACCGAGGCCGAGGATGATGTGATTGATAAGGTCGGAGCAAAGATTTTGAATATGGCTCTCAGCCAGGGGCTTCCAACGCCGATGGTTTGTTTGATGGATTTGGAGTCGATAGCACCGAAGAAGCGTGGTCAGGTTAAGGCTAGCGTCCAGAAGTCGATATCGACGGTGCTGCcggacgaaaagttgatgacctTGGATACCAACACCGATGGGTTGAATTTGCTGCGTCGCGTTGGCGGACAGAAGCGGAAGATTCTGCACAACAGAGGCAACAGACCGCATTTGTTTGGCGAGCACGTTGAGTACGTGCCCGAGATGGGCGAAGAAGGTGTGGGAACACTCAAAGTTACTGGATTTCTAAGGGGTGTGGCACTATCTGTGAATCAGCTGGTTCACATTCCTGGTTTGGGGGATTTTCAGATGTCAGAAGTGTATGCTGTTGATGATCCTTATAAGCTAAGGAAAAATGATGAGGAAATGTCCTCCGAAGAAGTGAGGCTGCTGGCAAAAGCGGATCCACAAAAGCAAACAAGTTTGCAGCGAGAAAATATCCCGGATGAAATGGATGCCGAGCAAACGTGGCCTACGGAGGAGGAAATCGCCGCATCAAGAAACGAAAATAAGAAGAGATTGATTAAGAGGATTCCTAAGGGTATGAGTGAATATCAGGCGGCTTGGATTCCGGATATCGAGGAAGTTTCGGAGAATGAAAGCGACGATGATGacgaggatgatgatgatgacgacgacgacgatgatgaagaAGACTACATGTCTTGTGAGTCAGATAGCGAGAGTAAGGTGGCTGGGGACGGTGATAATTCAGAAGATGATGAAGAGTTTGATGAAGTTAGCGTTTCGGACGGTCCGGTTTCGGCAGATAAGTACGATACGCAAATGGACATGGAGGAAGAAAAGCAAAGCTTAGCGAAACTAAAGGCAGCAAAAGACGATGAGATCTTTCCGGATGAGATAGACACACCGGCCAATATTCCAGCAAGGGAACGGTTTCGTAAATATCGCGGTTTGGAATCTTTCCGGACGTCTCTTTGGGATGTAAAGGAAAATCTTCCGCTGGATTACGCCAAGATTTATCAGTTTAAAAATTTTGACCGTACCAAAAGGCGAATCATAAAGGAAGCGCAGGAAGTCGATGATGGAATTTTGCCCGGGTGGTACATTCAGATCTTTGTTAAGAGCGTTCCGCAGGATCTGTGGAATGCCTACCTGTCCGCTGGCAATGGTAATCATTTAATTGTTTACGGTTTGCTACCGCACGAGCATCAAATGTCCGTTATGAACGTTTGCCTCAAGCGAACGCCCAATTCGTCAATTCCGATCAAATCGAAAGAACGAATGATTGTCCAGTGCGGCTACCGTCGGTTCATCGTTAATCCCATCTTCAGCCAGCATACCAACGGGGACAAACATAAGTATGAGCGGTTCTTCCGACCCGGAATGACTGTGGTGGCTACCTTTTTTGCACCGATTCAGTTTCCACCGGCGCCGGTGGTTTGTTTCCGTGAAAATCCGGACACTTCCCTGGCGATGGTGGCCTGCGGAAGTATCGTCAGCTGCAGCCCGGATAGGATTGTGCTGAAGCGTGCCGTGCTGAGTGGACATCCGTTCAAAATCCATCGGAAATCGGCCGTCATTCGTTACATGTTCTTCAACCCGGAAGATATCGAGTACTTCAAACCGTGCAAGCTACGAACCAAGCTGGGTCGTTTGGGGCACATCAAGGAATCGTTGG GAACTCACGGTCACATGAAGTGTATCTTTGATTCACAACTAAAGTCACACGACACAGTGCTTCTGTATCTGTACAAACGAGTTTTCCCAAAGTGGAACTATGAGGATTGTGTCGTTTCATGTTCCCAAAACGCAGAGGCTAGCTTTGCTAGCGGTTCAGGAACTAACTCGAAGGAGGACGAAGAAATGCAGGAGTGA
- the LOC128739862 gene encoding probable serine hydrolase, translating into MSKFKSLIRPAVLLTQVALRPYAASITVNVHRGVHSQKHEETREGVKREVEEVRIPVPYGEIAGKWWGPKDVRPVVCLHGWQDNAGTFDRLIPLLPQHISFLAIDFPGHGLSSRIPDGMTYHTLDSVYLLKLIMQEYHWKKISFLSHSMGSLVGMIFSSIFPDKIDFLVGIDALKPHIADPAKIGPRLEKKIPQMLVADIRNREKSEPPSYAFEELVERLHHGTNKSVSKEAAPYLLNRNIKKSTMHPDKYYFTRDSRLKYSVGVGWSQDVNLELAKRMTMPYMFIKALHSPYYEEKKYFEQYINVVKEVNPKFELEFVDSTHHLHLTEPEKVAPLVTKFLCKYWNKEADLGHK; encoded by the exons GTGGCTTTGCGCCCTTATGCAGCTTCAATAACCGTAAATGTTCACCGCGGTGTTCACAGCCAGAAGCATGAGGAAACGCGCGAGGGGGTTAAACGAGAG GTCGAGGAGGTGCGCATTCCGGTTCCGTACGGGGAAATTGCTGGTAAATGGTGGGGACCAAAGGACGTACGTCCGGTCGTATGTTTGCATGGTTGGCAGGACAATGCAGGAACTTTCGACCGATTAATACCGCTCCTACCACAGCACATTAGTTTTCTTGCTATTGACTTCCCTGGACACGGGTTGTCCTCAAGAATTCCTGACGGAATGACTTATCACACACTCGACAGTGTCTATTTGCTAAAGCTTATTATGCAGGAGTATCATTGGAAGAAAATCTCATTCCTGAGCCATTCGATGGGCTCACTCGTTGGTATGATTTTCTCGTCTATTTTTCCGGACAAGATTGATTTTCTTGTGGGAATCGACGCACTGAAGCCACACATTGCTGATCCAGCAAAAATTGGACCACGTTTGGAGAAGAAAATACCTCAGATGCTCGTAGCGGACATAAGAAATCGCGAGAAATCCGAACCACCTAGCTATGCGTTCGAGGAACTTGTTGAGCGCTTACATCACGGGACGAATAAATCGGTAAGCAAAGAAGCCGCACCGTATCTGCTGAAtcgtaatatcaaaaaatctacaATGCACCCGGATAAGTACTACTTCACGCGAGACAGTCGACTGAAGTACAGCGTCGGGGTTGGCTGGAGTCAGGATGTGAATCTGGAGCTTGCCAAACGGATGACAATGCCGTACATGTTTATCAAAGCACTGCATTCGCCGTACTACGAGGAGAAGAAGTACTTCGAACAGTACATAAATGTCGTGAAGGAAGTGAACCCGAAATTCGAGCTCGAATTTGTGGACAGTACGCATCATCTACATCTGACTGAACCGGAGAAGGTTGCCCCGTTGGTTACGAAGTTTTTATGTAAATACTGGAACAAGGAAGCAGATCTTGGCCATAAGTAG